The stretch of DNA TTGCGGATTGTAATAATCGGATTTCAAATTTGCGGACAATCAAGCCCGGTTTACCGGGCGCTCCGCGCAGCGGTATTAGCCCCATCGTTTACGGCGGGGTGTGGCGTTGGCTCTCCTTATAAATCTACCCCCGTTTCACGGGGGTTCTCGCTGCCGAGGCTTTAGCCGACTGTCTTAAGGCTCAAGCCGGTCCAGCGAGAAGCCTCGTAAACGAGGCTCAATGTCTGAATTGTGCTTACCTGCGACCCCGCCGTAAACGACGGGGCTATGACACGCTTTTCGCGTGAAAAGTCCCGTAAACGGGACTAACGAAATTAGTACATCTCGGGTCGGCGGTGTGCAGGTGCGGGAGACGCAGGCACTGCATAAACCGGATCTACCTACCCCATCCCCCCTTGGCGTGGGCTCGTCTTTCCCGATATGATTTGCTGCGGACATTTATCACCGCAAACCATTCGGGACAAACGCTGATGTCAGATGAGGCTGCTGGAAGTTCTCGACGCGATTTTCTCACCGGCCGCGCCGTTCAACGCTCGGTGGAACAGGTCGGGGAACGTATCGCCGACGAGTTGGTCGATGCTGCTGCGCGGCAAGCCCCCGTCGCGAGCGAGACCGTGCAGTTGGGCAAGCAGGCGATGGCCTGTGACTTTGATGTGATCCTCAACCCCGGCCAACCGGGCGCAATCCGTCCCGCTTCCGATGCTCTGGATGTCATCGATCTTCTCGAAGATCAAATGAGCGTTTATCGTGACCACAGTGAATTGTCGCAGCTCAATCGCCGCGCTGCCGACGAACCGGTCGAGGTCGAAGCGGAGTTGTATGCCTTGTTGCGGCGCGCGGAAACCATTTCTCGTCAAACCGAAGGCGGGTTCGACCCGACGGCCGGTCCGATTGTCGATTTGTGGCGGCGGTGTAAAGCCGCAGGCCGCGCACCGACGGAGGCTGAAGTTCAGGTGGCGCTCGATATTGTCGGATTGCAATATGTGCGCTTCGACGATGAGCAGCGAACGGTCCGCTTTTCCAAACCGGGCGTGGAGTTGAATCTCAACTCAATCGGCAAAGGATATGCCCTCGATAAGGCGGCAGAAGTGCTCACGGAAAATGGAGTCGACGATTGGTTGTTCCACGGCGGTCATAGCAGCCTGTTGGCCCGCGGATCTCATGGCGGGCTAGGGGGGTGGCCGGTGGGAATTCGCAATCCGCTGTTTCCTGATCAACGTTTGGGGACAATTTTGCTCAAAGATTGCGGAATGTCGAGTAGTGGATCAGGTGTCCAGTATTTTCGGCACAGAGGGAAGCGCTACGGCCATATTCTGGACCCTCGGAGTGGGTGGCCGGTGGAATCTATGCTTTCTGTGACGGTTTTAGCCCCCACAGCGGCCCTGGCGGACGCACTTTCGACGGCATTTTTCGTTGTCGGACTCGAAAAGGCCGCCCAATATTGCCATAATGAGACTGGTGTCAGTGCTTTACTGATTCCCCCGCCGGCCCATGGCCGCCGTCTGGAGCCGGTCAATATCGGCATGGACGATGACATCCTGTTTCTCACCCCAGAAGATAATCCCGCCTGACATCGTCCGAGACTACGGAGCGTTTCGCGTTCCGTCAGCTTCGTCCGCATAAATTGCATGGTGAATCACATGCCGGTGGCCGACCGAGGTCGCGAACTGAACCGGATTCCGAGCCGATTTTCATAGCAGAAGGTAAACTGAGCGTGTCCGCATCCCAAATCCGTAAAGTCACATTCTTCGCCTGCCTGTTCCTCGTGATATTGCGCGTCGCCATCGGTTGGCAATTCCTGTACGAGGGAATGTACAAGTACAAATCGCAATTCACGGGAAAACCGTGGTCCGCCGCAGGCTATTTGAAAAACGCCAAAGGCCCGTTTCGCGACCACTATCGCAGTCTCGTCCA from Symmachiella dynata encodes:
- a CDS encoding FAD:protein FMN transferase; its protein translation is MSDEAAGSSRRDFLTGRAVQRSVEQVGERIADELVDAAARQAPVASETVQLGKQAMACDFDVILNPGQPGAIRPASDALDVIDLLEDQMSVYRDHSELSQLNRRAADEPVEVEAELYALLRRAETISRQTEGGFDPTAGPIVDLWRRCKAAGRAPTEAEVQVALDIVGLQYVRFDDEQRTVRFSKPGVELNLNSIGKGYALDKAAEVLTENGVDDWLFHGGHSSLLARGSHGGLGGWPVGIRNPLFPDQRLGTILLKDCGMSSSGSGVQYFRHRGKRYGHILDPRSGWPVESMLSVTVLAPTAALADALSTAFFVVGLEKAAQYCHNETGVSALLIPPPAHGRRLEPVNIGMDDDILFLTPEDNPA